The Ferrimicrobium sp. genomic interval AGCGTTGCGCAGTACCGCTGAGCCGAGCCAGAACGGTTCGCCCTCTTGGGCTGCGCCCAGGTCCTTAAGCAACAAGGGGACGCCCGCAAAGGAACCGCTGCGGTTGAGCCGGGCTTCTTTCCGTGCCTGCTCAAAGCGATCGACAATGACCGCATTGAGGATGGGGTTGAGCGTCTCGATACGGCTGATGGCCGCGTCAGTCACCTCGAGTGAGCTCACCTGCTTTGCTCGGATCAGCTCCGCAAGACCAGCCGCGTCATATCGCCAAAGTTCATCCATATCTGGTCGCTCCCTCTCATCTTCTTCGAGATGGACCGATCTTCGGTCCCTCCCACCAAAGGCAACACTAGCAGTGATGGCAAATCCGCGTCCAAAGGTCCTTTCTCCTACCCTGCTCCAATCTCCCTGCTGCGAGCAACCGCGAGGATCAAGCCTGATACGGCGTGCGCATTCACCTCCCCACAGAGCAACTCCCTGCACGCTGTCTCCTGTCAACCCCTGACAAGGCTCTGTCAACGTTCACTTCCATCAGCGCAAGGTACTCTGCACCCGCCAGAAAGACACCGATCCAATTGGCCGGCCGCGAACACCGCCTATTGGTAGCATCGTGTGGCTCGCGCCTCATTCTGAGGCCCGGAGATAGTACGTGTCAACTGCTTCGATTCAAGTCTCGTATCCACAAACTCCTCCTTTGCCAATATCGATGGCTCTGTTTACGCTGTTCTTCGACGGGGACGACAGGTAGGACCGCTAGAAGACGACAAGGTCGGCTCGTAGCCGGTCGATGATCTGGCACGACAAACCAGCACCCTCGAGATAGGACTGCGTGGAGCCAAACGTCATCTTCAGCCAATGCAGAGTCGCTGCCATCGTCTCCGGATCGGCAGCCAGCGCCGGAGAGTCAGCCGTCAGCTCACCATCGCGAGAGATGCCTAACTCCTCACCGGCCAAAGCCAGGAAGGCATCGCGGACAAAGGTGGTCTTCGCGTAATCGGCCACAATGACCTCATCGGTTACGCCGAGGACCGATAACAGCAGCGCCGTCACTACCCCCGTCCTATCCTTGCCGGCATAGCAGTGAAAAAGCACAGGTCGCTGGAGAGGATCCGCCAGGAAACGTAGCGCACTGGCCAACTCATAGGGACTCTCGAGAAGATACCGTTGGTACAGTTCACCAAGCGACTGCGATTCCGAACCAGGATCTGCCAACGTTGGGCGCAGTGGCGCATGCATCGTGATCGCCACAACCTGACCAATGGGCCCACTACCAAAGCGGATGAGCTCCTCATCGCGTCGCAGATCGATCCGGGTACGGATACCGGTGGCACGGAGGCGCTCGACGTCGCTGTGGGTGAGACGATGCGGTGAGTCTCCACGAAAGATCTCCCTCGATCGAATCACACCGTCT includes:
- a CDS encoding tyrosine-protein phosphatase — translated: MTNDRGTHKLLVPVTVLQAPIHLVATFDHHAGRMDTFKIANTRDGQRMIEAERWIPLDGAANVRDLGGYPVGQDGVIRSREIFRGDSPHRLTHSDVERLRATGIRTRIDLRRDEELIRFGSGPIGQVVAITMHAPLRPTLADPGSESQSLGELYQRYLLESPYELASALRFLADPLQRPVLFHCYAGKDRTGVVTALLLSVLGVTDEVIVADYAKTTFVRDAFLALAGEELGISRDGELTADSPALAADPETMAATLHWLKMTFGSTQSYLEGAGLSCQIIDRLRADLVVF